A window of the Comamonas sp. Y33R10-2 genome harbors these coding sequences:
- a CDS encoding BMP family ABC transporter substrate-binding protein — MNTLGKRALIKMIGLSAVSMAVLTACGKKEEAPVAPAAAPAAAAPAADKLKVGFMYVSPIGDGGWTFQHELGRKAIQEKFGDKIETSMVESVPESADAERVMRDMIGQGNKLVFATSFGYQDFVQRVATDNPGVKFEHATGYKTAENAAVYDTKTFEGAYLAGIVAGAMTKTKTVGVVASVPIPEVVRNINAFVLGAQSIDPSIKAKVVWVNEWFAPPKESEAANSLVNGGVDVMYQNTNSPAVLKTAEERGVRAFGKDGDMSGFAPKAHLGSAVIDWAPYYTKVVQDQLDGKWQTGNFWWGVKEGAIDLKKIADDVPQEIKDKVEKARAGMKDGTFSVWTGPVKDNAGKEVLEAGKVADDAWLRSINFYVNGVEGNVPGAK; from the coding sequence ATGAACACTCTCGGTAAGCGCGCTCTGATCAAAATGATTGGCCTGTCGGCTGTTTCCATGGCTGTCCTGACAGCTTGCGGCAAGAAGGAAGAGGCTCCTGTAGCCCCCGCTGCTGCGCCAGCGGCTGCCGCTCCTGCTGCTGACAAGCTCAAGGTTGGCTTCATGTATGTGAGCCCCATCGGCGACGGCGGCTGGACTTTCCAGCACGAGCTGGGCCGCAAGGCGATTCAAGAAAAGTTCGGCGACAAGATCGAGACCTCCATGGTTGAGAGCGTGCCCGAGTCCGCTGACGCTGAGCGCGTAATGCGCGACATGATCGGTCAGGGCAACAAGCTGGTGTTTGCGACCAGCTTCGGCTATCAAGACTTTGTGCAGCGCGTTGCGACCGACAACCCCGGTGTGAAGTTTGAGCACGCTACCGGCTACAAGACCGCTGAGAACGCTGCCGTGTACGACACCAAGACCTTTGAAGGTGCTTACTTGGCCGGTATCGTGGCGGGTGCCATGACCAAGACCAAGACCGTGGGTGTGGTGGCATCGGTGCCAATCCCCGAAGTGGTGCGTAACATCAACGCCTTTGTGCTGGGTGCACAAAGCATTGACCCATCCATCAAGGCCAAAGTGGTTTGGGTGAACGAATGGTTTGCACCTCCTAAGGAATCCGAAGCTGCCAACAGCCTGGTCAACGGCGGTGTTGACGTGATGTACCAAAACACCAACTCCCCTGCTGTGCTGAAGACGGCTGAAGAGCGCGGTGTTCGCGCCTTCGGCAAAGACGGCGACATGAGCGGCTTTGCACCCAAGGCCCATTTGGGATCGGCAGTGATCGATTGGGCTCCTTACTACACCAAAGTGGTGCAAGACCAGCTGGATGGCAAGTGGCAAACTGGCAACTTCTGGTGGGGCGTCAAGGAAGGCGCTATCGATCTGAAGAAGATCGCTGACGACGTTCCTCAAGAGATCAAGGACAAGGTCGAAAAGGCCCGCGCTGGCATGAAGGACGGCACATTCTCCGTCTGGACTGGTCCTGTCAAGGACAACGCAGGCAAGGAAGTGCTGGAGGCTGGAAAGGTCGCCGATGACGCTTGGCTGCGTAGCATCAATTTCTATGTGAATGGTGTCGAGGGCAATGTGCCCGGTGCCAAGTAA
- a CDS encoding diguanylate cyclase domain-containing protein, producing the protein MSDTVPFMQAGSSWAQTQPEEAALGAHVGMLSKKPGPMLRSMVLLAMIAVLLVGAGTAAWMAYSMRQVVLDGVLPAHTKALEYSARSLVFRVEQQQKPLQSLAALLSEHMQDSPEAMEVMLRQQAFWGQQFEQVQLANAKGQLLLNLHKQQAKPLHQLDESQRDVLKRAMAAGKPMTQAWVRPSDAGLKLEFYNVVPLRNAQSKLVGVLGGSYTVPLAMLFSLESDSSNTGSQLLLVDREFKPLAISVKAEWQIPAAANVAALSKELEPAWINTAQAGAVSEQRNNKIISAMPLPWAQWTLLKVSDVQDWAPGISFTKMGWLAAALLVAALVLGAVLCLIAYPLTALYRTVEWAGHRGLMLEVDSSVRGAHWWQALSAHDWGEAQTLRTALQALGGGYEVHGERERQLELQLQTLMDYAPVGSIVTHGLKVQRVGLQAARVLGYQPREMLDLPIRDLCATDADFISLTQRVHRELETYGKFNSEVCLMRKDLSPIWVRIHGQSMRRMSMNTDRGPAVQESDEPYLVWELEDASAQRQLREQSRWKAMHDPLTRLPNREAFVLHLQEWLGEYHSTGDHGGSDASSVLSAAKAASLTSADPAMHGVVLYVDIDHFSQVNRQGGREVGDEVLGHIARLIEATVRPHGWVARVGGDEFGILMAGVGREEGMRQAQLLCMAIQDWDGNYQGQRYTLSASIGMLLLDASYHTGESAFKSVDMACYVAKRKGRNRVEVMAAAV; encoded by the coding sequence ATGTCAGACACTGTTCCATTCATGCAAGCAGGATCCTCATGGGCTCAGACGCAGCCTGAGGAGGCCGCTTTGGGTGCGCATGTGGGCATGTTGAGCAAAAAACCCGGCCCCATGCTGCGCAGCATGGTGTTGCTTGCCATGATTGCGGTGCTGTTAGTGGGCGCGGGCACAGCGGCATGGATGGCCTACTCCATGCGCCAAGTGGTGCTGGATGGCGTGCTGCCTGCGCATACCAAAGCGTTGGAGTATTCGGCGCGCTCCTTGGTGTTTCGGGTTGAGCAGCAGCAAAAGCCTTTGCAAAGCCTGGCCGCTCTGTTGTCAGAGCATATGCAGGATTCTCCGGAAGCGATGGAGGTCATGCTCAGGCAGCAGGCGTTTTGGGGGCAGCAGTTTGAACAAGTTCAACTGGCCAATGCCAAGGGGCAGTTGCTGCTGAATCTGCACAAGCAGCAAGCCAAGCCACTGCACCAGCTCGATGAGTCGCAGCGTGATGTACTTAAGCGGGCAATGGCTGCGGGTAAACCGATGACTCAGGCGTGGGTGCGCCCAAGTGATGCGGGTTTAAAGCTGGAGTTTTATAACGTGGTGCCGCTGCGCAACGCGCAAAGCAAACTCGTGGGGGTGCTGGGCGGCAGTTACACCGTGCCGCTGGCTATGCTTTTTTCACTGGAGAGCGATTCCAGCAATACCGGCAGTCAACTACTGCTGGTCGATCGTGAGTTCAAGCCTTTGGCGATCAGCGTCAAGGCGGAGTGGCAAATACCTGCGGCTGCAAATGTTGCAGCACTGAGCAAAGAGCTTGAGCCAGCTTGGATCAATACCGCGCAGGCTGGCGCTGTCAGCGAGCAGCGCAATAACAAAATTATCAGTGCCATGCCCTTGCCTTGGGCGCAATGGACGCTGCTTAAAGTCAGCGATGTGCAGGACTGGGCACCCGGTATTTCGTTTACCAAAATGGGCTGGCTTGCTGCGGCATTGCTGGTGGCGGCGCTAGTGCTCGGCGCGGTGTTGTGCTTGATTGCTTATCCGCTGACGGCCTTGTACCGCACGGTTGAGTGGGCAGGGCATCGCGGCTTGATGCTGGAAGTAGATTCATCCGTTCGCGGAGCCCACTGGTGGCAGGCCCTGTCTGCACATGATTGGGGCGAAGCGCAGACTTTGCGCACCGCATTGCAGGCATTGGGCGGCGGCTATGAGGTGCATGGCGAGCGCGAGCGTCAGCTGGAGCTGCAACTGCAAACGCTAATGGACTATGCGCCTGTGGGCTCGATCGTCACGCATGGCCTGAAGGTGCAGCGGGTGGGCCTGCAGGCGGCCAGAGTTTTGGGCTATCAGCCCAGAGAAATGCTGGACCTGCCAATACGCGACCTGTGCGCTACAGATGCGGATTTCATCAGCTTGACGCAGCGCGTTCACCGAGAGTTAGAGACTTATGGAAAATTTAATAGCGAAGTCTGCTTGATGCGTAAGGACTTGAGCCCGATATGGGTTCGAATCCACGGGCAAAGCATGCGACGTATGAGCATGAACACGGATAGAGGGCCGGCAGTTCAGGAGTCAGATGAGCCCTACCTCGTCTGGGAGCTCGAAGATGCCAGCGCGCAGCGCCAATTGCGAGAGCAGTCCCGTTGGAAAGCCATGCACGACCCGTTAACGCGGCTGCCCAACCGTGAAGCTTTTGTCTTGCACCTGCAAGAGTGGCTGGGTGAATATCACTCGACTGGCGATCATGGCGGCTCTGATGCCTCTAGTGTGCTGAGTGCAGCGAAGGCGGCTAGCCTTACATCGGCAGATCCGGCGATGCATGGCGTCGTGCTCTACGTGGATATTGACCATTTCTCTCAGGTCAACCGCCAAGGCGGGCGAGAGGTGGGGGATGAAGTACTGGGCCATATTGCCCGGCTCATTGAAGCCACTGTGCGCCCGCATGGCTGGGTCGCCCGTGTGGGAGGCGATGAGTTTGGCATTCTCATGGCCGGTGTGGGTCGCGAAGAAGGTATGCGCCAAGCACAGCTGCTGTGCATGGCGATTCAGGATTGGGACGGAAACTATCAAGGCCAGCGCTACACCTTAAGTGCCAGCATTGGCATGCTGCTACTAGACGCGAGTTATCACACGGGAGAGTCGGCCTTCAAGTCTGTCGATATGGCTTGCTATGTTGCCAAGCGCAAGGGGCGAAATCGCGTCGAGGTAATGGCTGCTGCCGTGTGA
- a CDS encoding LysR family transcriptional regulator, whose product MRDQTLFDKIDLHLIRVLHTVLTERSVSRAALRLGMHQPAVSASLRRLRELAGDPLLVRSGAQMQPTDVGLAMLQPSADILRAAEGLFSDARPFDPRTATRTFRIAASDYLDPQFLPRLMATLKAQAPNCPVDLLPLTAEAHYEGQLANGEMDVVIGNWPQPPEGLHMAKLFEDEVVCLVSPKHPAVRRGWDVPQWLQAEHIAPTPAYPGALGVIDEQLAGMGLSRQVVARCGHFSLIPDMVASSLLVMTSGRLFCERFTQRLPLAILPCPVEFPPLVYYQLWHARSHAGAATRWLRDVVKSVALTLRNQ is encoded by the coding sequence ATGCGCGACCAGACCTTGTTTGACAAGATAGACCTGCACCTGATTCGGGTGCTGCACACGGTGCTGACTGAGCGCAGTGTCTCACGGGCTGCGCTGCGTTTGGGCATGCACCAGCCGGCGGTGTCTGCATCATTGCGCCGCTTGCGTGAGTTGGCGGGCGATCCTTTGCTGGTGCGCTCGGGCGCGCAGATGCAACCTACCGATGTGGGGCTGGCCATGCTTCAGCCCTCTGCAGATATTTTGCGTGCGGCTGAAGGTCTGTTTAGCGATGCGCGTCCTTTTGATCCCCGCACTGCAACTCGCACGTTTCGCATTGCCGCCAGTGACTATTTAGATCCGCAGTTTCTGCCTCGGCTGATGGCCACCCTGAAAGCGCAGGCTCCCAATTGCCCGGTGGATTTGTTGCCGTTGACGGCAGAAGCGCACTACGAAGGCCAATTGGCCAATGGTGAGATGGATGTGGTGATTGGCAACTGGCCCCAGCCGCCTGAAGGCTTGCACATGGCCAAGCTTTTTGAGGACGAGGTGGTCTGCCTCGTCAGCCCCAAGCACCCGGCAGTGCGCCGCGGCTGGGATGTGCCGCAGTGGCTGCAGGCAGAGCATATTGCCCCCACCCCTGCGTATCCCGGTGCTTTGGGTGTGATTGATGAGCAATTGGCAGGCATGGGCTTGAGCCGCCAAGTGGTTGCACGCTGCGGGCATTTCAGCCTGATACCGGACATGGTGGCATCAAGTTTGCTTGTGATGACATCGGGCCGTTTATTCTGCGAGCGCTTTACACAACGCCTGCCTTTGGCCATCTTGCCTTGCCCTGTGGAGTTTCCGCCACTGGTGTATTACCAGCTCTGGCATGCCCGTTCGCATGCGGGTGCCGCCACGCGCTGGCTGCGCGATGTTGTGAAAAGCGTGGCGCTAACGCTTCGAAATCAATAG
- a CDS encoding ABC transporter permease produces the protein MESYALLLGSTLSAGTVLALAALGLLISEKAGIVNLGAEGMMLCAALAGFIVVVYTGNEWAGYAAGMAAGALLAGIFGVLVIWLNTNQYATGLALSLFGAGFSAFAGLNFVQAKMPELAPDGIPYLKDLPLIGPALFDHDPLVYLTILLAAAMVWFLYRSRAGLILRAVGESPSSAHALGYPVRRIRLMAVMFGGAMCGLAGAYISTEYTPLWVEGMVSGRGWIALALTTFATWRPARVLLGAYLFGGVTMLQFQLQATGVQIPSQILSMLPYIATIVVLVLISRNPTWIRANMPASLGKPFYPGA, from the coding sequence ATGGAATCCTATGCACTGCTTTTAGGTTCCACTTTGAGCGCCGGTACGGTTTTGGCACTGGCTGCTTTAGGACTGTTGATTAGCGAAAAAGCGGGCATCGTCAACCTCGGTGCCGAGGGCATGATGCTTTGCGCCGCGCTGGCCGGTTTTATTGTGGTGGTTTACACCGGCAATGAGTGGGCTGGTTATGCGGCTGGCATGGCCGCTGGCGCTTTGCTGGCGGGCATTTTTGGTGTACTGGTGATTTGGCTCAACACCAATCAGTACGCCACAGGCTTGGCGCTCAGTTTGTTTGGGGCGGGGTTTTCTGCCTTTGCGGGCCTCAATTTTGTGCAGGCCAAGATGCCTGAGCTGGCTCCAGATGGCATTCCTTACCTCAAGGATCTGCCCTTGATCGGCCCGGCTTTGTTCGATCATGACCCCTTGGTCTATCTGACGATTTTGCTGGCTGCGGCCATGGTCTGGTTTCTGTACCGCTCGCGCGCTGGCTTGATATTGCGCGCCGTGGGTGAGTCGCCTTCGTCCGCTCACGCGCTGGGCTACCCCGTGCGCCGTATCCGCCTGATGGCGGTGATGTTTGGCGGCGCCATGTGTGGACTGGCGGGTGCTTACATTTCTACCGAGTACACACCGCTGTGGGTGGAGGGCATGGTCTCTGGCCGCGGCTGGATTGCGCTGGCGCTGACGACTTTTGCTACTTGGCGTCCTGCCCGTGTTTTGCTGGGTGCTTATTTGTTTGGCGGCGTGACCATGCTGCAGTTTCAACTACAGGCCACAGGTGTGCAGATTCCGAGCCAGATTCTGTCCATGCTGCCCTACATCGCCACTATCGTGGTGCTGGTGCTGATCTCGCGCAACCCGACTTGGATTCGCGCAAATATGCCTGCATCCCTAGGAAAACCTTTCTATCCCGGGGCGTGA
- a CDS encoding ABC transporter permease, with product MLKLELRPQVSKFWTYGSPILALLITVLVGVCLFALLGKDPVKGLQAFFWEPIKSSYALGELAMKATPLLLIALGLAVCFRSNVWNIGAEGQFVIGAVTAGGMALLADKSTGPWIVPAIMLAGILGGMAWAGIVALLRDRFNANEILVSLMLVYVAVLVLGYLVYGPWKDPMGYNFPQSKSFERVTQIPRLVQGMRMNIGVVISLVGAGLLWAFLFRTRAGFALQVGGLAPAAARYAGFSSRKALWVALLISGATAGLAGALEVAGPLGQLTPYVPAGYGFAAIIVAFVGRLHPIGMIFSAILMSMFYIGGELAQSRLGLPKALTGVFQGLLLFALLACDTLVAYRIRWVGQKASVAISNVKGA from the coding sequence ATGCTTAAGCTAGAACTACGCCCTCAAGTCTCCAAGTTCTGGACTTATGGCTCGCCCATTTTGGCCCTGCTCATCACGGTGTTGGTGGGTGTGTGCCTGTTTGCCCTGTTAGGCAAAGACCCGGTCAAGGGGTTGCAGGCCTTTTTCTGGGAGCCCATCAAATCGAGCTATGCACTGGGCGAGCTGGCCATGAAGGCCACGCCGCTGCTGCTGATTGCGCTGGGTTTGGCGGTCTGCTTTCGCTCCAATGTCTGGAATATTGGTGCCGAAGGCCAGTTCGTTATTGGCGCTGTAACCGCTGGCGGCATGGCGCTGCTGGCAGACAAAAGCACAGGGCCATGGATTGTGCCGGCCATCATGCTGGCCGGTATCTTGGGCGGCATGGCTTGGGCGGGCATTGTGGCGCTGCTGCGAGACCGCTTTAACGCCAATGAAATTTTGGTCAGCCTGATGCTGGTCTATGTGGCTGTGCTGGTGTTGGGATATCTGGTCTATGGGCCCTGGAAAGATCCCATGGGCTACAACTTCCCGCAAAGCAAGAGCTTTGAGCGCGTAACGCAGATCCCGCGCCTTGTGCAGGGCATGCGCATGAACATCGGCGTTGTTATCTCGCTGGTGGGCGCAGGCTTGCTGTGGGCCTTTTTGTTCCGTACCCGTGCAGGCTTTGCGCTGCAAGTGGGCGGCTTGGCCCCGGCTGCTGCGCGCTACGCCGGTTTTTCCTCGCGCAAAGCGCTGTGGGTTGCTTTGCTAATCTCTGGCGCTACAGCTGGTTTGGCTGGCGCGCTGGAAGTAGCTGGCCCTCTGGGTCAGCTCACGCCTTATGTGCCTGCAGGCTACGGCTTTGCCGCAATCATCGTGGCCTTTGTGGGGCGCTTGCACCCCATAGGCATGATTTTCTCGGCCATTTTGATGAGCATGTTCTATATCGGCGGTGAGCTGGCGCAGTCGCGCTTGGGCCTGCCAAAAGCGCTGACTGGCGTGTTCCAAGGCTTGCTGCTGTTTGCATTGCTGGCCTGCGATACCTTGGTGGCTTACCGCATTCGCTGGGTGGGGCAAAAAGCCAGCGTCGCTATTTCCAACGTTAAAGGGGCCTGA
- a CDS encoding aromatic ring-hydroxylating dioxygenase subunit alpha — MTERSLWHPVAQSFEVVSAPLSVQLLEQPVVLWRNAEGEVQAFVDRCPHRGARLSMGRVENGNLECPYHGWQFATGGQCVKVPAVPDFTPPASQRVKAFEVQEAYGLVWVRLEPGESQLPAFAAESDAHLRKVNCGPYDVAASAPRIIENFLDMSHFGFVHEGWLGSRDATAMAAYKVEVTPTGVLATGCKAVQPQSNLHSTQAAEVEYTYEVTAPYNAVLTKIPEEGSSKQGWREQIGLFICPVTPETSRVWFRLAVADFESSDEQLQTFQHTIFVQDQPVLESQLPKALPLDPRAEMHSAADRMSSAYRRFLKSQAINFGVC, encoded by the coding sequence ATGACTGAACGTAGCCTCTGGCACCCTGTAGCCCAATCATTCGAAGTCGTCAGCGCGCCTTTGTCCGTGCAACTGCTGGAGCAACCCGTGGTGCTGTGGCGCAATGCCGAAGGCGAAGTCCAAGCGTTTGTGGACCGCTGCCCCCACCGCGGCGCGCGACTGTCTATGGGCCGGGTGGAAAACGGCAACTTGGAGTGCCCTTATCACGGCTGGCAATTTGCCACAGGCGGTCAGTGCGTCAAAGTGCCAGCGGTGCCTGACTTCACGCCCCCCGCATCGCAGCGCGTGAAGGCCTTTGAAGTGCAGGAAGCCTATGGGCTGGTGTGGGTGCGTTTGGAGCCCGGCGAGAGCCAGTTGCCCGCGTTTGCCGCCGAGTCTGATGCGCACCTGCGCAAAGTGAATTGCGGCCCCTACGACGTGGCCGCCAGCGCCCCGCGCATCATTGAGAACTTTCTGGACATGTCCCACTTCGGCTTTGTGCACGAAGGCTGGCTGGGCAGCCGCGATGCCACGGCCATGGCAGCTTACAAGGTTGAAGTCACGCCCACAGGCGTGCTGGCCACAGGCTGTAAGGCGGTGCAGCCCCAGTCCAATCTGCATTCCACACAGGCTGCAGAAGTGGAATACACCTATGAGGTGACAGCGCCCTACAACGCGGTGTTGACCAAGATTCCGGAAGAAGGCAGCTCCAAGCAAGGCTGGCGCGAGCAGATCGGCCTGTTCATCTGCCCCGTGACCCCGGAAACCAGCCGTGTCTGGTTCCGCTTGGCTGTGGCAGACTTTGAATCGAGCGACGAGCAGCTGCAAACCTTCCAGCACACCATTTTTGTGCAAGACCAGCCGGTGCTGGAGTCGCAATTGCCAAAGGCTTTGCCGCTGGATCCGCGTGCGGAAATGCACTCCGCAGCAGACCGTATGTCCTCGGCTTACCGCCGTTTTCTCAAGTCGCAGGCAATCAACTTTGGAGTTTGCTGA
- a CDS encoding ABC transporter ATP-binding protein: protein MNPPPTQSSAASAPLRLQLEGITKRYPAVVANNKVSLKVKPGEIHAILGENGAGKSTLMKIIYGAVKPDEGAILVDGKPVQIRNPQEARALGVAMVFQHFSLFDTLTVAENVWLGLDKSMSLAKVTEQVEATARDYGLEVDAHRPVHTLSVGEMQRVEIIRALLTRPRVLILDEPTSVLTPNAVEKLFVVLRRLAAEGCSILYISHKLHEIRSLCTACTVLRGGVVTGECNPAEETNASLSRMMIGSEPPELERRSANTGDTVLRVQALSIKTQDAFGVDLQDIALQVKAGEVVGIAGVSGNGQKELMYALSGEDTRAEPEMVQLLGKGVGRMGPGRRRGMGLHFVPEERLGRGAVPSMSLAHNMLLTRKDSLGKGGWIRMSQLQTHAKNIIARFNVKAGGPASPAQSLSGGNLQKFIVGREIDAKPRLLIISQPTWGVDVGAAAQIRGAILKLRDEGCAVLVLSEELDELFEICDRLHVVAKGRLSPSVQRADATVQQIGEWMSGLWEVPTVAEGATHA, encoded by the coding sequence ATGAATCCCCCACCAACACAATCTTCAGCTGCGAGTGCCCCATTGCGCTTGCAGTTGGAGGGTATTACCAAGCGATACCCCGCTGTTGTTGCGAACAACAAGGTATCGTTGAAAGTGAAGCCCGGCGAAATCCACGCCATCTTGGGCGAGAACGGCGCGGGCAAGTCCACGCTAATGAAGATCATCTATGGCGCTGTCAAGCCGGACGAAGGCGCCATTTTGGTGGATGGCAAGCCAGTACAAATTCGCAACCCGCAAGAGGCGCGTGCGCTAGGCGTTGCCATGGTGTTCCAGCATTTCAGCTTGTTTGACACGCTGACCGTGGCTGAGAACGTGTGGCTGGGCCTGGACAAGAGCATGTCTTTGGCCAAGGTGACTGAGCAAGTTGAGGCCACGGCGCGTGACTACGGCTTGGAAGTCGATGCGCATCGCCCGGTTCACACCTTGTCTGTCGGCGAGATGCAGCGCGTAGAGATCATCCGCGCTTTGCTGACCCGCCCGCGCGTGCTGATTTTGGATGAGCCTACGTCAGTGCTCACTCCTAATGCGGTTGAAAAGCTGTTTGTCGTGCTGCGCCGCTTGGCCGCCGAGGGCTGCTCCATTCTCTACATCAGCCACAAGCTGCATGAAATTCGCTCGCTGTGCACGGCTTGCACCGTGCTGCGCGGCGGCGTGGTGACGGGTGAGTGCAACCCGGCCGAAGAAACAAATGCCTCGCTATCGCGCATGATGATTGGCTCGGAGCCGCCAGAGCTGGAGCGCCGCAGCGCCAACACGGGCGATACCGTGCTGCGCGTGCAGGCTCTGTCGATAAAGACGCAAGACGCCTTTGGCGTGGATCTGCAAGACATCGCACTGCAGGTCAAGGCCGGCGAGGTCGTGGGTATTGCAGGTGTTTCTGGCAATGGCCAAAAAGAGCTGATGTACGCGCTGTCGGGGGAAGACACGCGTGCCGAGCCTGAAATGGTGCAACTGCTAGGCAAGGGCGTGGGGCGTATGGGCCCCGGTCGCCGCCGCGGCATGGGCTTGCACTTTGTGCCTGAAGAGCGCTTGGGCCGTGGTGCCGTGCCCAGCATGAGTCTGGCGCACAACATGCTGCTCACCCGTAAAGACTCTTTGGGCAAGGGCGGCTGGATTCGCATGAGTCAACTGCAGACCCATGCCAAAAACATCATTGCGCGCTTTAACGTTAAAGCCGGGGGGCCTGCGTCGCCTGCGCAGTCACTGTCTGGCGGCAACCTGCAGAAGTTCATTGTGGGACGTGAAATTGACGCCAAGCCGCGTTTGCTCATCATCTCTCAGCCCACCTGGGGGGTGGATGTGGGAGCTGCTGCACAGATTCGCGGTGCGATTTTGAAATTGCGTGACGAAGGCTGTGCCGTGCTGGTGCTCAGCGAGGAGTTGGACGAGTTGTTTGAGATATGTGACCGCCTGCACGTAGTGGCCAAGGGCCGCTTGAGCCCTTCAGTGCAAAGAGCAGATGCCACGGTGCAGCAAATTGGTGAATGGATGAGTGGTCTTTGGGAAGTGCCCACTGTAGCTGAGGGAGCAACTCATGCTTAA
- a CDS encoding BMP family ABC transporter substrate-binding protein gives MTDFNKRSLIKVAALTAVASAALMGCGKKEEAAAPAVAPAAAPAPAAVEPLKVAFAYVGPVGDGGWTFAHDQARLALEKEFGDKIKTSYVESVPEGADAERVLRDLASQGNKLVFGTTFGYMDVIQKLAPEFADVKWEHATGYKTAANVSTYDSRTYEGAYLAGIIAGGMTKSNTLGVVGSVPIPEVIRNINSFTLGAQSVNPNIKTKVVWVNEWFSPPKETEAATSLINGGADILFQNTDSPAVLKTAEEKGKRAFGWDSDMTAYGPKAHLGSAIINWAPYYIETTRNALEGKWSSRQTWGGVKDGTIDIVSLADDIPAEVKTKVEQVKAGLKDGTFSIWKGPITGQDGKVLVAADAVADDGFLKGVNFYVKGVEGKVPGGEAK, from the coding sequence ATGACTGACTTCAACAAGCGTTCATTGATTAAAGTTGCCGCTTTGACGGCCGTGGCCTCGGCTGCTCTCATGGGCTGCGGCAAAAAGGAAGAAGCAGCAGCTCCTGCTGTTGCGCCTGCTGCAGCTCCTGCACCTGCTGCAGTTGAGCCTTTGAAGGTCGCTTTTGCGTATGTCGGCCCTGTGGGTGACGGTGGTTGGACTTTTGCCCATGACCAAGCGCGCCTGGCTTTGGAAAAAGAGTTTGGTGACAAGATCAAGACCAGCTATGTCGAAAGCGTGCCCGAAGGCGCTGACGCTGAACGCGTGCTGCGCGACTTGGCTTCGCAGGGCAACAAGCTGGTGTTTGGCACCACCTTTGGCTATATGGATGTGATCCAAAAGCTGGCCCCCGAATTTGCGGATGTGAAGTGGGAACACGCCACCGGCTACAAGACGGCAGCCAACGTCAGCACCTATGACAGCCGTACCTACGAAGGTGCGTATCTGGCCGGCATTATTGCGGGCGGCATGACCAAGTCCAACACGCTGGGCGTGGTCGGCTCGGTGCCAATCCCTGAAGTGATCCGCAACATCAACAGCTTCACGCTGGGCGCTCAGTCCGTGAACCCCAACATCAAGACCAAGGTGGTTTGGGTCAACGAATGGTTCAGCCCACCCAAGGAAACTGAAGCGGCGACCAGCCTGATCAACGGCGGCGCTGACATTCTGTTCCAAAACACCGACTCCCCAGCCGTGTTGAAGACTGCTGAGGAAAAGGGCAAGCGCGCCTTTGGTTGGGATTCGGACATGACCGCCTACGGCCCCAAGGCTCATCTGGGCTCGGCCATCATCAACTGGGCTCCTTACTACATCGAGACCACTCGCAACGCCTTGGAAGGCAAGTGGAGCAGCCGCCAAACTTGGGGTGGCGTCAAGGACGGCACGATCGACATCGTTTCTTTGGCTGACGACATCCCTGCCGAAGTCAAGACAAAGGTTGAGCAAGTGAAGGCTGGCTTGAAGGACGGTACATTCTCCATCTGGAAGGGCCCAATCACCGGTCAAGATGGCAAGGTGCTAGTGGCTGCTGATGCAGTGGCTGACGATGGCTTCCTTAAGGGCGTGAACTTCTACGTTAAGGGCGTTGAAGGTAAAGTACCAGGTGGTGAGGCTAAGTAA